The Raphanus sativus cultivar WK10039 chromosome 2, ASM80110v3, whole genome shotgun sequence genome includes a region encoding these proteins:
- the LOC108842537 gene encoding uncharacterized protein LOC108842537: MGSGRDRDDPLSFTSNPSSASSPVTVSDYLLDNNFHGEPTSRSGSFQSESLLGGGGESSNNDADFGFARPDFRSEQLAGTVQFYERHVFLCYKKPSVWPARIEAAEFDRLPRLLSAAVSARKGSMKKETRLTICEGHDGTETSNGDVLIFPDMIRYRRLTHFDVETFVEEVLVKDGEWLPGNPELLKGSYVFVCSHGSRDRRCGVCGPPLVSKFREELEFYGLQGKVSVSPCSHIGGHKYAGNVIIYQSKVHRKVTGHWYGYVQPDDVHVLLEKHIIKGEIVDRLWRGEMGLSEEDQKKTQERRLQVNGAGHTVKSNGKVTQESSVHSADASCCQSETNGCCQQSGNSSSCCQDATMMLSLETSEDNQLENENNTEKLTPGRKTAEKTFFRIDSVKGSSTRKVCAIPTWLESWEREDTYAALAVVCAAASVVVAYTCYKQL, from the exons ATGGGAAGCGGAAGAGACAGAGACGACCCTTTATCCTTCACCAGCAACCCATCATCGGCCTCCTCTCCGGTCACTGTATCCGATTACCTCCTCGACAACAACTTTCACGGCGAGCCCACTTCTCGCTCCGGGAGTTTCCAAAGCGAGAGCTTGCTCGGCGGCGGAGGAGAGAGCAGCAACAACGACGCCGATTTCGGATTCGCTCGTCCCGATTTCCGATCGGAGCAACTCGCCGGAACCGTTCAGTTCTACGAGAGGCATGTTTTCCTCTGCTACAAAAAGCCTTCCGTGTGGCCGGCGAGGATCGAGGCGGCGGAGTTCGATCGGTTGCCTAGGCTTCTCTCTGCCGCTGTATCGGCTAGGAAAGGTAGCATGAAGAAAGAG ACTCGGCTCACGATCTGTGAGGGGCATGATGGAACAGAGACATCCAATGGTGATGTGCTTATCTTTCCTGATATGATCAGATACAG aaGGTTGACTCATTTTGATGTGGAAACATTTGTGGAAGAGGTGCTTGTGAAGGATGGCGAATGGCTTCCTGGAAATCCTGAACTGCTGAAAGGCTCATATGTCTTTGTATGTTCCCATGGATCCCGAGACCGACGATGTGGGGTTTGCGGGCCGCCGTTGGTTAGTAAATTCAGAGAAGAACTCGAGTTTTATGGTCTTCAAGGTAAAGTGTCAGTTAGCCCTTGTTCTCACATAGGTGGTCACAAATACGCTGGGAATGTTATCATCTACCAATCAAAAGTCCACAGGAAAGTCACAGGACACTG GTATGGATATGTGCAACCAGATGATGTACATGTTCTCTTGGAAAAGCATATCATCAAAGGTGAGATTGTAGACCGGCTATGGAG GGGTGAAATGGGTCTATCAGAAGAAGACCAAAAGAAAACTCAAGAAAGACGGTTACAGGTAAACGGTGCTGGCCATACGGTTAAGAGCAATGGGAAAGTCACTCAGGAATCATCAGTTCACAGCGCCGATGCTTCCTGCTGCCAGTCAGAAACTAATGGTTGTTGCCAACAGAGTGGGAACAGCTCCTCGTGTTGTCAAGACGCGACCATGATGTTGTCTCTGGAAACCTCGGAAGATAATCAGCTTGAAAATGAAAACAACACTGAGAAGCTTACACCTGGAAGGAAAACTGCGGAAAAGACTTTCTTCAGAATAGATAGTGTCAAAGGATCTTCAACACGTAAGGTTTGCGCAATACCAACATGGTTAGAGAGCTGGGAGCGAGAAGATACATATGCCGCTCTTGCTGTTGTTTGCGCTGCTGCCTCTGTGGTTGTTGCCTATACTTGCTACAAACAGTTATAA
- the LOC130508055 gene encoding DEK domain-containing chromatin-associated protein 3-like isoform X2 — protein MGEDDSKAAVEPTATESSSLEKTSEAVAGNKEEEENAGGKGTPELKKDEEMAEPEKLEIDAETEKAEEDVAVTKDEGQAEATSMEEDADGKKEKTDDGVSGGGTVEDAVMEENVESKDSDSAKADEKQETGEADVTETDNKKAGKESEGDVKDEGEKANGTKQGNTGDIKEEEKLVDGDKETEKIEEVETVDEKKKEDNEEDMIEEGKEEEGKEEDKTEEVEVAKETVEDEEEAEGSKDENGDDKVETGDDKEDDKEDEKAESGDDKEDDMEAEKAESGDDKEDEKEESKGSKKRGKGKAREKTKSEAEKKDAEPKTPYSDRPVRERKSVERLVAVIDKDSSKEFHIEKGQGVYLKDIPSVAYKVTRKKSDEILKVLHQILFARRGKAAQIKTNILGFSGFVWHGKEEKAREKIKEKLDKCNKEKLWEFCDVFDIHVSKATTKKEDIITKLIEFLEKPHGKSDVPANEKDKSSTGAKRKRTPKQSSSAAGSSSSKRSAKSKRKSGEGTKAAKKILADSEDESEEEKEEEEKEENADEEKENENGIPDKSEDEAPQPSESEEKDEPEEDSEEETPKKKKRGSKVSAGKKESAGRARTKKAAVAAKSSPPEKVTQKRSSAKRKKTDDDSDASPKASSKRKKSEKVTKASAPSKSSASKEKPVKSAGKGKEKTKGPSDKVLKKAIVEILKRVDFNTATFTDILKELAKEFKEDLTPRKSFIKLMIQSELTKLAEEVDEQEEEEERKEDDAEKEKAGGSAGAEEEKKEDDSEKEKAGVAAGTEEEKKGDDAEKEKAGGSSVAEEEKKGDDVEKEKAGGSAVAEEKKKGDDAEKEKAGGSAVAEEVKA, from the exons ATGGGAGAAGATGATTCAAAGGCAGCCGTTGAGCCAACAGCAACAGAGTCTAGTTCTCTGGAAAAGACATCAGAGGCTGTGGCAGGAaacaaggaggaggaggagaatgCTGGAGGTAAGGGAACACCTGAACTTAAGAAAGATGAGGAGATGGCTGAACCAGAGAAACTGGAGATAGATGCTGAGACTGAAAAAGCAGAAGAAGATGTTGCGGTCACCAAAGATGAGGGACAAGCAGAGGCGACCAGCATGGAAGAAGATGCAGatggaaagaaagagaaaactGATGATGGTGTATCTGGAGGTGGTACAGTTGAAGATGCTGTTATGGAGGAGAATGTGGAATCTAAAGACAGTGACAGTGCCAAAGCTGATGAAAAGCAAGAGACTGGAGAGGCGGACGTTACTGAAACAGACAACAAGAAAGCTGGGAAAGAATCAGAGGGGGACGTAAAAGATGAAGGTGAAAAAGCAAACGGAACAAAACAAGGGAATACAGGAGACATCAAGGAGGAAGAGAAGCTGGTAGATGGAGACAAAGAGACAGAAAAGATCGAGGAGGTTGAGACCGTggatgaaaagaaaaaggaggaTAATGAGGAGGATATGATTGAGGAAGGAAAAGAAGAGGAAGGTAAGGAAGAAGATAAAACAGAAGAAGTTGAAGTGGCGAAGGAAActgtggaagatgaagaagaagcagaaggaAGTAAGGATGAGAATGGCGATGACAAAGTGGAGACCGGTGATGACAAGGAAGATGATAAGGAAGATGAAAAAGCCGAGAGCGGTGATGACAAGGAAGATGATATGGAAGCTGAAAAAGCTGAGAGCGGTGATGACAAGgaagatgagaaagaagagagcaagGGTTCTAAGAAACGTGGGAAGGGAAAGGCTCGTGAGAAGACAAAAAGTGAGGCAGAGAAAAAGGATGCAGAACCGAAGACTCCTTACTCTGACCGCCCAGTGCGTGAGCGTAAATCTGTTGAGAGGCTTGTCGCAGTGATTGATAAAGACTCTTCCAAGGAGTTCCATATTGAAAAG GGGCAAGGTGTATATCTCAAAGATATTCCCAGCG TTGCATACAAGGTAACTAGGAAGAAGTCGGATGAAATTCTGAAGGTGCTACACCAAATTCTATTTGCGAGGAGAGGGAAG GCTGCTCAGATCAAGACAAACATATTGGGCTTCTCAGGCTTTGTTTGGCATGGAAAAGAG GAAAAGGCAAGAGAGAAGATAAAAGAAAAGCTTGATAAATGTAACAAAGAGAAACTGTGGGAGTTCTGCGATGTGTTTGACATTCATGTTTCCAAGGCTACAACAAAGAAG GAAGATATTATTACGAAACTGATTGAATTTTTGGAGAAACCTCATGGGAAAAGTGACGTTCCGGCTAATGAGAAAGATAAG TCGAGTACTGGAGCAAAGCGCAAGAGAACTCCCAAGCAAAGCTCGTCTGCAGCAGGGAGTTCATCCTCCAAACGATCGGCCAAG AGCAAACGAAAGTCTGGAGAAGGAACAAAGGCTGCCAAAAAGATTTTAGCTGATTCTGAAGATGAGTCtgaagaggagaaagaggaagaagagaaagaggagaaTGCAGATGAGGAAAAGGAGAACGAAAATGGTATTCCTGACAAATCCGAGGATGAGGCACCTCAGCCTTCTGAAAGCGAGGAGAAAGATGAGCCTGAGGAGGATTCTGAGGAAGAAacgccaaagaagaagaagcgtgGTTCGAAAGTGTCAGCTGGGAAGAAAGAATCAGCAGGGAGAGCTAGAACCAAGAAAGCGGCGGTTGCTGCAAAATCCAGCCCACCTGAGAAAGTTACACAGAAGCGATCATCAGCAAAACGAAAGAAGACTGACGATGACAGTGATGCAAGTCCAAAGGCATCTTCTAAGAGGAAGAAGTCTGAAAAAGTTACCAAGGCCTCGGCTCCTTCAAAGTCTTCTGCTTCAAAAGAGAAGCCAG TAAAAAGTGCTGGAAAAGGGAAAGAGAAAACCAAAGGGCCAAGCGATAAAGTGCTGAAAAAAGCAATCGTTGAGATTTTGAAAAGGGTGGATTTTAATACG GCTACATTCACGGACATCCTCAAAGAACTTG CTAAGGAGTTCAAAGAAGATCTCACCCCAAGAAAGTCCTTTATAAAGCTGATGATCCAAAGTGAGCTCACCAAATTAGCAGAAGAGGTTGATGaacaagaggaagaggaggagaggAAAGAAGATGATGCAGAGAAGGAGAAAGCAGGAGGGTCTGCTGGTGctgaggaggagaagaaagaagatgattCAGAGAAGGAAAAAGCAGGAGTGGCTGCTGGTActgaggaggagaagaagggaGATGATGCAGAGAAGGAGAAAGCAGGAGGGTCTTCTGTTGctgaggaggagaagaaaggaGATGATGTCGAGAAGGAGAAAGCAGGAGGGTCTGCTgttgctgaggagaagaagaaaggagatGATGCAGAGAAGGAGAAAGCAGGAGGCTCTGCTGTTGCTGAGGAGGTGAAAGCCTAA
- the LOC130508059 gene encoding probable WRKY transcription factor 20, whose product MNPQVNNDRKDFPVDPTARHDSAGGGRNGGGGARYKLMSPAKLPISRSTDNITIPPGLSPTSFLESPVFISNIKPEPSPTTGSLFKPRPVHVSSISYTGRPFHQDSTFPEQKSTEFEFRPPASTMVYAELDKHKIEPAFQGYGSSSHSPSSFSEAAVTSSELSRPTPPSQTTGTSSDIPVGSEQDESVQNDPRGSTPSVLADDGYNWRKYGQKHVKGSEFPRSYYKCTHPNCEVKKLFERSYDGQITDIIYKGTHDHPKPQPGRRNSGGFGVPAAQEERVEKVSGVYNLSQAIEQTGNPEVPPTTDDGGDAAVSNKNKDDQDEDDPYTKRRRLDGTMEITPLVKPIREPRVVVQTLSEVDILDDGYRWRKYGQKVVRGNPNPRSYYKCTAPGCPVRKHVERASHDPKAVITTYEGKHNHDVPTSKSSSNHDNQPRFRPGETDSISLNLGVGISSDGPDHASNERQQQNQQQLINQTHPNGVGFRFVHAAPVSSYYASLSSGVHQYAPRETQNETQNGDISSLNHSSYPYPHNIGRIQSGP is encoded by the exons ATGAACCCTCAAGTTAATAATGACAGGAAGGACTTTCCGGTAGATCCCACGGCAAGGCACGATTCAGCTGGAGGAGGAAGGAATGGTGGTGGAGGTGCGAGGTATAAGCTGATGTCACCGGCTAAGCTTCCGATCTCGAGGTCTACCGACAACATAACGATTCCTCCTGGGTTGAGTCCCACTTCCTTTTTGGAATCTCCCGTTTTCATCTCCAACATCAAG CCTGAACCTTCCCCTACTACTGGTTCTTTGTTCAAGCCACGACCAGTACACGTTAGCTCAATCTCTTATACAGGAAGGCCATTCCATCAGGACAGCACCTTCCCCGAGCAAAAGTCTACTGAATTTGAGTTCAGACCTCCTGCATCCACTATG GTTTATGCAGAGCTTGACAAGCATAAAATTGAGCCAGCATTCCAGGGCTATGGATCCTCCTCACACTCACCTTCTTCGTTCAGTGAGGCTGCAGTTACCTCAAGTGAGCTAAGCCGGCCAACTCCTCCTAGTCAGACTACAGGAACGAGCTCAGATATTCCTGTAGGATCTGAGCAAGACGAGTCAGTCCAGAATGACCCCAGGGGAAGCACGCCATCAGTTTTGGCAGATGATGGTTACAACTGGAGAAAGTATGGTCAAAAGCATGTCAAAGGGAGTGAGTTCCCCCGGAGCTATTATAAATGTACACATCCTAACTGTGAAgtgaaaaaattatttgaaaggTCTTATGATGGCCAGATCACAGATATCATTTACAAGGGTACACATGACCATCCTAAACCTCAACCCGGTCGACGAAACTCTGGTGGTTTTGGTGTGCCTGCAGCACAAGAAGAAAGAGTAG AGAAGGTATCTGGCGTCTATAACTTGTCACAAGCCATTGAGCAAACTGGTAACCCTGAAGTACCGCCTACAACTGACGATGGTGGAGATGCTGCAGTGTCAAACAAGAATAAAGATGACCAGGATGAAGATGATCCATATACAAAACGGAG GAGGTTGGATGGGACCATGGAAATAACTCCACTTGTGAAACCTATCCGGGAGCCTCGTGTTGTTGTTCAAACTCTGAGTGAGGTTGACATACTTGATGATGGTTACAGGTGGCGTAAGTATGGGCAGAAGGTCGTTAGGGGAAACCCAAATCCCAG GAGCTATTACAAGTGCACAGCTCCTGGATGCCCAGTGAGGAAACACGTGGAGAGGGCATCGCATGATCCAAAAGCTGTAATAACAACATACGAAGGCAAACACAATCACGATGTCCCCACTTCGAAGTCTAGCAGCAATCATGACAACCAGCCTCGGTTCAGACCAGGTGAAACAGACTCCATCAGCCTCAATCTTGGTGTTGGAATCTCGTCTGATGGACCTGACCACGCTTCCAACGAGCGTCAGCAACAGAATCAACAACAACTAATCAACCAAACTCACCCAAATGGAGTGGGTTTCAGGTTTGTTCATGCTGCTCCCGTGTCATCCTACTATGCTAGCTTAAGCAGCGGTGTCCATCAGTATGCCCCGAGAGAAACTCAGAACGAGACTCAAAACGGGGACATCTCGTCCTTGAACCATTCTTCTTACCCGTATCCGCATAACATAGGGAGAATACAGTCTGGTCCTTAG
- the LOC108842536 gene encoding serine/threonine-protein kinase D6PKL1 — translation MASKSSPGEHNKEKGDEKTSEASVSSSSQSISVSTLADQVSSTLSFAQSCGSKSSGEVKLNELSDLAETGKRNTYRPSTSSDISDESTCSGLSTNKPHKANDVRWEAIQVVRAKHGSLGLNHFRLLKRVGGGDIGTVHLAELHGTRCYFAMKVMDKGALASRKKLLRVQTEREILQSLDHPFLPTLYSHFETEKFSCLVMEFCPGGDLHTLRQRQPGKRFLEQAAKFYVAEVLLAMEYLHMLGIVYRDLKPENVLVRDDGHVMLTDFDLSLRCTVSPTVVRSTTLVSEALQRSSGNNCAQPACIQQPSCMSAPTTCFSPRFFSSKSKKDKKDKKPKTETGNQVTPLPELIAEPTTARSMSFVGTHEYLAPEIIKGEGHGSAVDWWTFGIFLYELLFGKTPFKGSGNRATLFNVVGQPLRFPESPVVSFAARDLIRSLLVKEPQHRLAYKRGATEIKQHPFFEGVNWALVRCASPPEIPKPVEFESAPPTPAPATSTSVKADQSSYLDFDFF, via the exons ATGGCTTCCAAGTCTAGTCCTGGAGAACATAATAAGGAAAAGGgcgatgagaaaacctcggaaGCATCTGTTTCCAGTTCCAGCCAAAGTATCTCTGTCAGCACTTTGGCAGATCAAGTATCTTCAACTTTGTCTTTTGCTCAAAGCTGTGGAAGTAAATCCAGTGGAGAAGTTAAACTTAATGAGCTGTCTGATCTTGCCGAGACCGGAAAGCGTAACACTTATAGACCAAGCACAAGCAGTGATATCAGTGACGAGAGCACATGCAGCGGTTTAAGTACCAACAAGCCTCACAAGGCGAATGACGTGAGATGGGAAGCGATACAAGTTGTTCGAGCGAAACATGGCTCTTTGGGTTTGAACCATTTTAGGCTCTTGAAGAGGGTAGGTGGTGGAGATATCGGAACTGTCCACCTTGCTGAGCTGCACGGGACAAGGTGTTATTTCGCAATGAAGGTTATGGACAAAGGAGCTTTGGCTAGCCGTAAAAAGCTTCTTAGAGTTCAGACCGAGAGGGAGATATTGCAGTCTCTTGACCACCCTTTTCTCCCAACTCTGTATAGTCATTTCGAGACTGAGAAGTTCTCATGTTTGGTTATGGAGTTCTGTCCTGGAGGTGACTTGCATACCCTTCGTCAAAGACAGCCCGGGAAGCGGTTCTTGGAACAAGCCGCAAA GTTTTATGTAGCGGAGGTACTACTTGCGATGGAGTATCTTCACATGCTTGGGATCGTATACCGTGATCTTAAGCCAGAGAATGTTCTTGTTAGAGATGATGGACATGTGATGCTTACTGACTTCGACCTCTCCCTGAGGTGTACCGTTAGCCCCACAGTGGTCAGATCAACTACCCTCGTGTCTGAAGCCTTGCAAAGGAGCTCCGGTAACAACTGTGCACAACCTGCTTGCATCCAACAGCCATCTTGCATGTCTGCTCCGACAACATGCTTTTCTCCACGGTTTTTCTCAAGTAAATCCAAGAAAGACAAGAAGGACAAGAAACCGAAAACCGAAACTGGGAACCAGGTCACTCCGTTGCCTGAACTCATCGCTGAGCCCACAACCGCTCGCTCAATGTCATTTGTTGGCACGCATGAATACTTAGCACCTGAGATCATCAAAGGTGAAGGGCATGGGAGTGCGGTTGATTGGTGGACTTTTGGGATCTTTCTGTACGAGCTCTTGTTTGGTAAAACACCGTTCAAAGGGTCAGGAAACAGAGCAACACTCTTCAACGTTGTTGGTCAGCCTCTGCGTTTCCCTGAATCTCCAGTTGTCAGTTTTGCTGCTAGGGATTTGATTAGGAGTCTGCTTGTGAAGGAGCCTCAGCATAGATTAGCGTACAAGCGTGGTGCAACCGAGATTAAGCAACATCCTTTCTTTGAAGGAGTGAATTGGGCATTGGTTCGATGCGCAAGCCCTCCAGAGATACCAAAGCCTGTTGAATTTGAGAGTGCTCCTCCTACTCCTGCACCAGCCACATCTACCAGTGTCAAGGCTGATCAGAGTAGCTATCTTGACTTTGATTTCTTTTGA
- the LOC130508055 gene encoding DEK domain-containing chromatin-associated protein 3-like isoform X1 produces the protein MGEDDSKAAVEPTATESSSLEKTSEAVAGNKEEEENAGGKGTPELKKDEEMAEPEKLEIDAETEKAEEDVAVTKDEGQAEATSMEEDADGKKEKTDDGVSGGGTVEDAVMEENVESKDSDSAKADEKQETGEADVTETDNKKAGKESEGDVKDEGEKANGTKQGNTGDIKEEEKLVDGDKETEKIEEVETVDEKKKEDNEEDMIEEGKEEEGKEEDKTEEVEVAKETVEDEEEAEGSKDENGDDKVETGDDKEDDKEDEKAESGDDKEDDMEAEKAESGDDKEDEKEESKGSKKRGKGKAREKTKSEAEKKDAEPKTPYSDRPVRERKSVERLVAVIDKDSSKEFHIEKGQGVYLKDIPSVAYKVTRKKSDEILKVLHQILFARRGKAAQIKTNILGFSGFVWHGKEEKAREKIKEKLDKCNKEKLWEFCDVFDIHVSKATTKKEDIITKLIEFLEKPHGKSDVPANEKDKSSTGAKRKRTPKQSSSAAGSSSSKRSAKSKRKSGEGTKAAKKILADSEDESEEEKEEEEKEENADEEKENENGIPDKSEDEAPQPSESEEKDEPEEDSEEETPKKKKRGSKVSAGKKESAGRARTKKAAVAAKSSPPEKVTQKRSSAKRKKTDDDSDASPKASSKRKKSEKVTKASAPSKSSASKEKPEVKSAGKGKEKTKGPSDKVLKKAIVEILKRVDFNTATFTDILKELAKEFKEDLTPRKSFIKLMIQSELTKLAEEVDEQEEEEERKEDDAEKEKAGGSAGAEEEKKEDDSEKEKAGVAAGTEEEKKGDDAEKEKAGGSSVAEEEKKGDDVEKEKAGGSAVAEEKKKGDDAEKEKAGGSAVAEEVKA, from the exons ATGGGAGAAGATGATTCAAAGGCAGCCGTTGAGCCAACAGCAACAGAGTCTAGTTCTCTGGAAAAGACATCAGAGGCTGTGGCAGGAaacaaggaggaggaggagaatgCTGGAGGTAAGGGAACACCTGAACTTAAGAAAGATGAGGAGATGGCTGAACCAGAGAAACTGGAGATAGATGCTGAGACTGAAAAAGCAGAAGAAGATGTTGCGGTCACCAAAGATGAGGGACAAGCAGAGGCGACCAGCATGGAAGAAGATGCAGatggaaagaaagagaaaactGATGATGGTGTATCTGGAGGTGGTACAGTTGAAGATGCTGTTATGGAGGAGAATGTGGAATCTAAAGACAGTGACAGTGCCAAAGCTGATGAAAAGCAAGAGACTGGAGAGGCGGACGTTACTGAAACAGACAACAAGAAAGCTGGGAAAGAATCAGAGGGGGACGTAAAAGATGAAGGTGAAAAAGCAAACGGAACAAAACAAGGGAATACAGGAGACATCAAGGAGGAAGAGAAGCTGGTAGATGGAGACAAAGAGACAGAAAAGATCGAGGAGGTTGAGACCGTggatgaaaagaaaaaggaggaTAATGAGGAGGATATGATTGAGGAAGGAAAAGAAGAGGAAGGTAAGGAAGAAGATAAAACAGAAGAAGTTGAAGTGGCGAAGGAAActgtggaagatgaagaagaagcagaaggaAGTAAGGATGAGAATGGCGATGACAAAGTGGAGACCGGTGATGACAAGGAAGATGATAAGGAAGATGAAAAAGCCGAGAGCGGTGATGACAAGGAAGATGATATGGAAGCTGAAAAAGCTGAGAGCGGTGATGACAAGgaagatgagaaagaagagagcaagGGTTCTAAGAAACGTGGGAAGGGAAAGGCTCGTGAGAAGACAAAAAGTGAGGCAGAGAAAAAGGATGCAGAACCGAAGACTCCTTACTCTGACCGCCCAGTGCGTGAGCGTAAATCTGTTGAGAGGCTTGTCGCAGTGATTGATAAAGACTCTTCCAAGGAGTTCCATATTGAAAAG GGGCAAGGTGTATATCTCAAAGATATTCCCAGCG TTGCATACAAGGTAACTAGGAAGAAGTCGGATGAAATTCTGAAGGTGCTACACCAAATTCTATTTGCGAGGAGAGGGAAG GCTGCTCAGATCAAGACAAACATATTGGGCTTCTCAGGCTTTGTTTGGCATGGAAAAGAG GAAAAGGCAAGAGAGAAGATAAAAGAAAAGCTTGATAAATGTAACAAAGAGAAACTGTGGGAGTTCTGCGATGTGTTTGACATTCATGTTTCCAAGGCTACAACAAAGAAG GAAGATATTATTACGAAACTGATTGAATTTTTGGAGAAACCTCATGGGAAAAGTGACGTTCCGGCTAATGAGAAAGATAAG TCGAGTACTGGAGCAAAGCGCAAGAGAACTCCCAAGCAAAGCTCGTCTGCAGCAGGGAGTTCATCCTCCAAACGATCGGCCAAG AGCAAACGAAAGTCTGGAGAAGGAACAAAGGCTGCCAAAAAGATTTTAGCTGATTCTGAAGATGAGTCtgaagaggagaaagaggaagaagagaaagaggagaaTGCAGATGAGGAAAAGGAGAACGAAAATGGTATTCCTGACAAATCCGAGGATGAGGCACCTCAGCCTTCTGAAAGCGAGGAGAAAGATGAGCCTGAGGAGGATTCTGAGGAAGAAacgccaaagaagaagaagcgtgGTTCGAAAGTGTCAGCTGGGAAGAAAGAATCAGCAGGGAGAGCTAGAACCAAGAAAGCGGCGGTTGCTGCAAAATCCAGCCCACCTGAGAAAGTTACACAGAAGCGATCATCAGCAAAACGAAAGAAGACTGACGATGACAGTGATGCAAGTCCAAAGGCATCTTCTAAGAGGAAGAAGTCTGAAAAAGTTACCAAGGCCTCGGCTCCTTCAAAGTCTTCTGCTTCAAAAGAGAAGCCAG AAGTAAAAAGTGCTGGAAAAGGGAAAGAGAAAACCAAAGGGCCAAGCGATAAAGTGCTGAAAAAAGCAATCGTTGAGATTTTGAAAAGGGTGGATTTTAATACG GCTACATTCACGGACATCCTCAAAGAACTTG CTAAGGAGTTCAAAGAAGATCTCACCCCAAGAAAGTCCTTTATAAAGCTGATGATCCAAAGTGAGCTCACCAAATTAGCAGAAGAGGTTGATGaacaagaggaagaggaggagaggAAAGAAGATGATGCAGAGAAGGAGAAAGCAGGAGGGTCTGCTGGTGctgaggaggagaagaaagaagatgattCAGAGAAGGAAAAAGCAGGAGTGGCTGCTGGTActgaggaggagaagaagggaGATGATGCAGAGAAGGAGAAAGCAGGAGGGTCTTCTGTTGctgaggaggagaagaaaggaGATGATGTCGAGAAGGAGAAAGCAGGAGGGTCTGCTgttgctgaggagaagaagaaaggagatGATGCAGAGAAGGAGAAAGCAGGAGGCTCTGCTGTTGCTGAGGAGGTGAAAGCCTAA